A region from the Branchiostoma floridae strain S238N-H82 chromosome 9, Bfl_VNyyK, whole genome shotgun sequence genome encodes:
- the LOC118422399 gene encoding gibberellic acid methyltransferase 2-like, protein MPVEQESTTPHSHIPYGAEGSGFYSDNTIGCYNVIQASMPVVMDAVNSMNLDTGKTFTIADYGTADGGTSMPMLYQLIKTLRAKYGDTLPIHVAYEDQPVNDFKSLFLRLQGLLPMPENNSYFKDFANIYVTACGTSFYSQSYPPNFVDLGFSATAMHWLQKKPCNLSDALHHTSAGKPQEKQLFIEQAALDWEQNLLHRAKELAPGGHLVIVNFCVDEKGHYLGNTDKKQSMFERMTSLWRKLVEEGTITQEEFVNTTFINYYRSVEEVSAPFKDESSPVRKAGLSLVSVETKVTECPYWARWMREGGDAKAHAKRFIPTTRTWSNSTFLSGLSDSRSAEEKAVIVDKFFGMYEAEVAAAPADHGMGYVHTFIHIKKDN, encoded by the exons ATGCCGGTTGAACAAGAG tccACAACCCCCCACAGCCACATCCCCTATGGCGCCGAGGGTTCAGGATTTTATTCCGACAACACCATCGGCTGTTACAACGTTATCCAGGCCTCCATGCCCGTGGTGATGGACGCCGTCAACTCCATGAACTTGGACACGGGGAAGACGTTTACTATCGCAGACTACGGCACAGCAGACGGAGGCACTTCCATGCCCATGTTGTATCAG CTTATCAAGACACTGCGAGCAAAGTACGGAGACACCCTCCCCATCCATGTGGCGTATGAGGACCAGCCTGTGAACGACTTCAAGTCGCTGTTCCTGCGTCTTCAAGGCCTGCTGCCCATGCCTGAGAACAACAGCTACTTCAAGGACTTTGCCAACATCTATGTGACGGCCTGTGGAACTTCTTTCTACTCTCAG TCGTACCCACCAAACTTCGTGGACCTTGGTTTCTCGGCCACGGCAATGCACTGGCTGCAGAAGAAGCCGTGTAACCTGAGCGATGCGCTGCACCACACGTCCGCGGGAAAACCCCAGGAGAAACAGCTGTTCATCGAGCAGGCAGCGCTGGACTGGGAACAGAACCTGCTACACAGGGCCAAGGAACTAGCCCCTG GTGGTCACTTGGTCATTGTGAACTTCTGTGTGGACGAGAAGGGCCATTACCTTGGCAACACGGACAAGAAGCAGTCCATGTTCGAGCGCATGACGTCGCTGTGGAGGAAGCTGGTGGAAGAAGGGACCATAACTCAG GAAGAATTTGTGAACACGACCTTCATCAACTACTACCGCTCTGTGGAGGAGGTGAGCGCACCATTCAAGGACGAGTCATCGCCTGTCAGGAAGGCGGGGCTGTCACTGGTCTCCGTGGAAACAAAG GTAACAGAGTGTCCGTACTGGGCACGCTGGATGCGGGAGGGGGGTGATGCCAAGGCTCACGCCAAGCGGTTCATCCCAACAACACGTACCTGGAGCAACAGCACCTTCCTGTCAG GTCTGTCCGACAGTCGCTCTGCTGAGGAGAAAGCGGTGATCGTGGACAAGTTCTTTGGGATGTACGAGGCTGAGGTGGCCGCTGCGCCCGCCGACCACGGCATGGGCTATGTGCACACCTTCATCCACATTAAGAAGGACAACTAA
- the LOC118422181 gene encoding transforming growth factor-beta receptor-associated protein 1-like, giving the protein ILSGAKVKGVTAFSINESPLGNNPFSVEICVAYGRKKSLQLFTVTEDRMVATREVAVAEPPVNMCIDGASICVALGSQYNMVNFETGVTQDLFPYENETTKPLIKRVGNEEFLLSGPSALGMFVTSAGISQRPPLQWSDNLSSVCFVFPYVLAMDEEFITVHSILDQQQKQTIPFQGGKIIGDFEGRIFVASSKEIYSLVSVPFEKQIQDLLDSRRVEEALALAKSARRTIPKERFIKMYRRIQQQAGFIQLRQLNFGEAAELFKSGQLDVRELINLFPFMLPTNSNFTRSVPLLHDIADIKQLCLGNAGKVKACKDFLASFLEDVRDTNLVVGYKEEVDTALLKLYAEIDSPKLVEFVSSENGCFIQDSVDSLQKYGRHHALGLFHKYHGDNEKALQVWVSIVNGELTDPSHPGLPFVVEFLSQLTDHELVWRYVDWALERDQEQGVKIFTQRPTDEPQTERMRPETIVDYLHRYPQAVVGYLEHLVFTRRLEKEKYHTHLAVLYLDKVLQMRKDPSIPPDEMERSREKLRQMLQFSSLYRVALILGKVKETDMYAECAILYGKKEEHDKALRILVYKLKDYRAAEQYCDTNAKGHDLSYRRRLFQILLSVYLDPMEGAKDSLAAPAVQLLNNHAEDFDAVRVLQIIPAHWSIGLIQQFLNRAVRQSMHNQRTTRVERMLARGENLQLKGTSVGLKRTPITLSEERICQVCCRPFGDNAFARYPNGLVTHVQCARNKYVCPVTGRLFSTKPAKK; this is encoded by the exons ATCCTGAGCGGCGCCAAGGTTAAAGGGGTGACAGCATTTAGCATTAACGAGAGCCCTCTAGGCAACAATCCCTTCAGTGTGGAGATATGTGTGGCATATGGGAGGAAGAAATCCCTGCAGCTGTTCACAGTAACAGAAGACAGGATGGTAGCTACGAGGGAGGTGGCCGTAGCTGAACCACCTGTTAACATGTGTATAGATGGTGCATCTATATGTGTAGCACTGGGATCACAGTACAACATGGTGAACTTTGAAACTGGCGTGACACAGGACTTGTTTCCGTATGAGAATGAAACAACCAAGCCTCTCATAAAGAGGGTGGGGAATGAAGAGTTCTTGCTGAGCGGTCCCAGTGCTCTGGGAATGTTTGTGACATCCGCGGGAATCTCCCAACGACCGCCTCTCCAGTGGTCCGATAATCTCAGCTCGGTGTGTTTCGTGTTCCCGTACGTGCTCGCCATGGATGAAGAGTTCATCACAGTTCACAGCATTCTGGATCAGCAACAGAAACAGACCATACCATTCCAAGGGGGGAAAATCATTGGGGATTTCGAGGGACGTATCTTCGTGGCATCCAGCAAAGAAATCTACTCCCTCGTGTCAGTCCCGTTCGAGAAGCAAATCCAGGACTTGCTGGACAGTAGGAGAGTGGAAGAAGCCCTCGCTCTTGCCAAGAGCGCACGACGGACGATTCCGAAAGAACGGTTCATCAAGATGTACCGCAGGATCCAGCAGCAAGCCGGTTTCATCCAGTTGCGGCAGCTGAACTTCGGCGAGGCGGCCGAGCTGTTCAAGAGCGGCCAGTTGGACGTGAGAGAGTTGATCAACCTGTTCCCCTTCATGCTTCCGACAAATTCCAACTTCACGCGTTCGGTCCCGCTTCTTCACGACATCGCCGACATCAAGCAGCTCTGCCTGGGGAATGCTGGGAAGGTGAAAGCCTGCAAAGATTTCCTGGCGTCGTTCTTGGAGGACGTCCGTGACACGAATCTTGTGGTTGGCTACAAAGAGGAGGTTGACACGGCCTTGTTAAAGTTGTATGCAGAGATTGATTCGCCAAAGCTGGTTGAGTTCGTGTCGTCAGAGAACGGGTGTTTCATTCAGGACAGCGTAGATTCCCTCCAGAAATACGGACGACACCACGCACTCGGACTGTTCCACAAGTACCATGGGGACAATGAAAAGGCattgcag GTATGGGTGAGTATAGTGAACGGAGAGCTGACTGACCCCTCCCATCCTGGGCTGCCTTTCGTGGTGGAGTTCCTGTCCCAGCTGACTGACCATGAGCTGGTGTGGAGGTACGTGGACTGGGCTCTGGAGAGGGACCAGGAGCAGG GTGTGAAGATTTTCACCCAGCGTCCCACCGACGAGCCTCAGACTGAGCGCATGAGACCGGAGACAATTGTGGACTACCTGCATAGGTATCCACAGGCTGTGGTCGGCTACCTGGAGCACCTGGTGTTCACCAGGAGACTGGAGAAGGAGAAGTACCATACACACCTGGCTGTACTGTACCTGGACAAGGTGTTACAG ATGAGGAAGGACCCTTCCATCCCTCCAGATGAGATGGAACGTTCCAGAGAGAAGCTGAGGCAGATGCTGCAGTTCTCTTCTCTCTACCGGGTGGCGTTAATCTTGG GCAAAGTAAAAGAGACGGACATGTACGCAGAGTGCGCCATCTTGTACGGGAAGAAAGAGGAGCACGACAAAGCTCTGCGTATCCTCGTGTACAAGCTGAAAGACTATCGAGCAGCTGAGCAGTACTGCGACACTAATGCcaaaggtcatgacctttcaTACCGCCGCCGTCTGTTCCAAATCCTTCTGTCCGTGTATCTGGATCCGATGGAAGGTGCAAAAGATTCGCTGGCAGCTCCCGCGGTGCAACTTCTCAACAATCATGCGGAGGACTTCGACGCAGTTCGTGTGCTACAAATCATCCCAGCACACTGGTCTATCGGTCTCATCCAGCAGTTCTTGAACCGCGCTGTGAGACAGAGCATGCACAACCAGAGGACTACACGGGTCGAGCGAATGTTAGCGCGGGGGGAGAACCTACAGCTGAAGGGAACGTCGGTGGGGCTGAAGCGAACACCAATCACGCTGTCGGAAGAGAGGATATGTCAGGTTTGCTGTAGACCGTTCGGTGATAACGCCTTTGCGAGGTACCCCAATGGCTTGGTGACACACGTGCAATGTGCGAGGAACAAGTATGTCTGTCCTGTCACTGGTaggttattcagcaccaagccGGCTAAGAAATGA
- the LOC118422402 gene encoding hydroxyacid oxidase 2-like, which translates to MIVSTYGTTSIEDISTASPGGLKWFQLYIMPDRQFTQRLVQRAETAGYKALVVTVDLPVVGKRYPDLTNRFQLPPHLSVPNLQGLESSASQSKDERDYGGGASPEDPALSWKDIDWLSSITNLPIILKGILTAEDAGIALDHPGVKGILVSNHGGRQLDGVPATIEVLPEIVAAVGERLEVYLDGGVRTGTDVLKALALGARAVFVGRPAIWGLAYNGEDGVAEVMTILRSELDLAMTLSGCRSLAEINRSLVVGEEYYSKL; encoded by the exons ATGATTGTCAGTACCTACGGCACAACCTCCATTGAAGACATATCTACTGCCTCGCCTGGGGGTCTGAAGTGGTTTCAGCTGTACATCATGCCTGATAGACAGTTCACACAGAGACTGGTGCAGAGGGCAGAGACGGCCGGATACAAGGCTCTAGTGGTCACCGTAGACCTGCCGGTTGTAGGGAAGAGATATCCTGACCTGACGAACAGATTCCAGCTTCCTCCACATCTCAGTGTGCCCAATCTACAGGGACTAGAGTCATCAGCATCTCAG TCCAAAGATGAGAGGGACTATGGCGGTGGTGCTAGTCCTGAGGACCCCGCCCTCTCCTGGAAGGACATTGATTGGCTGAGCTCCATCACCAACCTGCCAATCATACTGAAGGGCATCCTGACAGCAGAGGATGCTGGGATAGCCCTAGACCACCCAGGTGTGAAGGGGATTCTTGTGTCCAATCACGGAGGGAGACAACTGGATGGAGTTCCGGCTACT ATCGAGGTTCTTCCAGAGATAGTTGCTGCTGTAGGAGAGAGGTTGGAAGTGTACCTGGACGGAGGTGTCAGAACTGGAACAGATGTTCTAAAGGCCCTGGCACTGGGGGCACGGGCTGTGTTTGTGGGACGGCCTGCTATCTGGGGACTGGCATATAAT GGAGAAGATGGTGTGGCTGAAGTGATGACAATACTCCGTAGTGAGCTGGACCTAGCCATGACATTGTCAG gtTGTAGGAGCCTTGCAGAGATAAATCGCTCTCTGGTGGTTGGAGAGGAGTACTACAGCAAGTTGTGA